In Cetobacterium sp. ZOR0034, one DNA window encodes the following:
- the cas6 gene encoding CRISPR-associated endoribonuclease Cas6, which yields MRLELNFIVEKNEIPIEFRKTIVSFFKSVIENYDKDLFKSLYDIGKEKRVTFAPFFTPLQFNKNSILLKSNNIKVIFSTEDELLGLHYFNAFLQNLENSYTFKNNKLTLIRAIKIKEKKIENDKAIFKILSPLIIREQLNEDKSWYHLLDEKGIEVLKRNLLTTLKGEFPEKYLVELEIFPLETKKVVTTFYGIKMQGTLGIIEIRGRKEILNSLYKSGALSSRKSMGFGMLDIIE from the coding sequence ATGAGATTAGAATTAAATTTTATAGTTGAAAAGAACGAAATACCAATTGAGTTTAGAAAAACAATAGTGTCATTTTTCAAGAGTGTAATTGAAAATTATGACAAAGATTTATTTAAAAGTTTATATGATATAGGAAAAGAAAAAAGAGTAACCTTCGCACCATTTTTTACACCACTTCAATTCAATAAAAATAGTATTTTATTAAAAAGTAATAATATAAAAGTTATATTTTCAACAGAGGATGAACTTTTGGGATTGCATTATTTTAACGCCTTTTTACAAAATTTAGAAAATTCATATACATTTAAAAATAACAAATTAACTTTAATAAGAGCAATAAAAATAAAAGAGAAAAAAATAGAAAATGATAAAGCAATTTTTAAAATTTTATCACCTTTAATTATTAGAGAGCAATTAAATGAAGATAAAAGCTGGTATCATCTTTTAGATGAAAAAGGAATAGAAGTTTTAAAAAGAAACCTATTAACTACACTTAAAGGAGAGTTTCCAGAAAAATATTTAGTAGAGTTAGAAATTTTTCCTTTAGAAACAAAAAAAGTAGTAACAACATTTTATGGAATAAAAATGCAAGGAACACTTGGTATAATTGAAATAAGAGGAAGAAAAGAGATTTTAAATAGTCTGTATAAGAGTGGAGCTTTAAGTAGTAGAAAATCAATGGGGTTTGGAATGTTAGATATAATTGAATAG
- the cas2 gene encoding CRISPR-associated endonuclease Cas2 yields MYIILVYDISLDNPEGSKVLRNVFKICKRYLTHIQNSVFEGELTPPLLEKLRLELKDYIRDDYDSLIVFENPQSKKLKKHFWGLVDEKTSNFF; encoded by the coding sequence ATGTATATAATTTTAGTTTACGATATATCCTTAGATAATCCTGAAGGTAGTAAGGTTCTTAGAAACGTTTTTAAGATTTGTAAAAGGTATCTTACACATATTCAAAACTCTGTTTTTGAAGGAGAGTTAACACCACCTCTTTTAGAAAAGCTTCGGTTAGAGTTAAAGGACTATATAAGAGATGATTATGACTCGTTAATTGTTTTTGAAAATCCACAAAGTAAGAAGTTGAAAAAACATTTTTGGGGATTAGTTGATGAGAAAACCTCTAATTTCTTTTAA
- the cas1b gene encoding type I-B CRISPR-associated endonuclease Cas1b, translating to MSESYYLFSNGTLSRKDNVFRLKTPTGEFKDLKIEVARDIYVFGELTLNTKCLNYMGQLNIPTHFFNYYGFYTGSFYPKETKVSGALLVKQVEALLDENKKMMLAQEFIVGGAHNILRNLKYYNNRDKDLSETISNIEFLVKEIKKTKSVQELMGIEGNIRKLYYDSWNKIFNKEVEFEKRVKRPPDNMVNCLISFINTLVYTATLSEIYKTQLNPTISYLHVPGEKRFSLCLDISEIFKPLISDRMIFSLINKNIITEDDFDKESNFCYLKPKAKMKILKEFDERMKTTIKHRDLNRNTSYRHLLRLECYKLIKTIVEDVQYNSFKMWW from the coding sequence ATGAGTGAAAGTTACTATCTTTTTTCAAATGGAACATTAAGTAGAAAAGATAATGTATTTAGATTAAAAACACCAACAGGTGAATTTAAAGATTTAAAAATAGAAGTGGCTAGAGATATATATGTTTTTGGAGAGTTAACATTAAATACTAAATGTTTAAATTATATGGGACAATTAAATATTCCAACTCATTTTTTTAATTACTATGGATTTTATACAGGGAGTTTTTATCCTAAAGAAACAAAAGTATCAGGAGCACTTCTTGTTAAGCAGGTTGAAGCACTTTTAGATGAAAATAAAAAAATGATGCTAGCTCAAGAGTTTATAGTAGGTGGAGCTCATAATATTTTAAGAAATTTAAAGTATTATAACAATAGAGATAAAGATTTATCTGAAACAATTTCAAATATAGAGTTTCTCGTAAAAGAGATTAAAAAAACAAAAAGTGTTCAAGAGTTAATGGGAATAGAGGGAAATATTAGAAAACTATATTATGATTCTTGGAATAAAATTTTTAATAAAGAAGTGGAGTTTGAAAAAAGAGTTAAAAGACCACCAGATAATATGGTAAATTGTTTAATATCTTTTATTAATACCTTAGTTTACACAGCAACATTAAGTGAGATTTATAAAACTCAATTAAATCCAACTATTAGTTACTTGCATGTTCCTGGAGAAAAAAGATTTTCTTTATGCTTAGATATTTCTGAAATATTTAAACCTCTAATAAGTGATCGAATGATTTTTTCACTAATAAATAAAAATATTATTACAGAGGACGATTTTGATAAAGAATCAAACTTTTGTTACTTAAAACCAAAAGCAAAGATGAAAATTTTAAAAGAATTTGATGAAAGAATGAAAACAACCATTAAACATAGAGATTTAAATAGAAATACAAGCTATAGACATCTATTGAGATTAGAGTGCTATAAATTGATAAAAACAATAGTTGAAGATGTACAGTATAATTCATTTAAAATGTGGTGGTGA
- the cas4 gene encoding CRISPR-associated protein Cas4: MHKITGIMFYYYFVCKRKLWLFSKDISFEEENENVILGKLLDESSYSKEEKHIMIDETINIDFLKRWEVLHEVKKSKNIEEASIWQVKYYLYFLKNKNIDVKKGIIDYPKIKEIQEVTLEEEDIKKIENILEEIKIILTSESPPIFKKLPICKSCAYFEYCMC; encoded by the coding sequence GTGCATAAGATAACAGGGATTATGTTTTATTATTATTTCGTTTGCAAAAGAAAACTTTGGTTATTTTCAAAAGATATATCGTTTGAAGAAGAGAATGAAAATGTCATTTTAGGAAAGCTTTTAGATGAAAGTTCATATTCTAAAGAAGAGAAACATATTATGATAGATGAAACTATCAATATTGATTTTTTAAAGCGTTGGGAAGTCTTGCATGAAGTTAAAAAGAGTAAAAATATAGAAGAGGCAAGTATATGGCAAGTTAAATATTATTTATACTTTCTAAAAAACAAAAATATAGATGTAAAAAAAGGAATAATTGATTATCCTAAAATTAAAGAGATTCAAGAGGTTACTTTAGAGGAAGAAGATATAAAAAAAATTGAAAATATTTTAGAAGAGATAAAAATTATTTTAACATCTGAATCACCACCAATCTTTAAAAAGTTACCTATTTGCAAAAGTTGTGCATATTTTGAATATTGTATGTGTTAG
- the cas8a1 gene encoding type I CRISPR-associated protein Cas8a1/Csx8, whose protein sequence is MALIKLEPLDWRYSSAIVGISRYLSYHSCDYILTEDYIEFEDEDIFEERYLEFVEKYFKESMHHIAILENLEISYDDESKETERVKLINEKLKANTILKNLFSKIKYDGENSEEIVKVIEDNKTEIIKNTYKGGRSLYYNFCNPNQLLNKKGKVCRINGYSIDMGKKSKGNSYKQDAKTFVYNDSEYFDFIPFGFSKDREAFFINCNVDLKKMVMVNNVDFRPEERNTLRSEILLNLGTANSRIEFDVEVIVKDREKDFFETLFIRQEAIDIFKNIREETKVALKYPCNIGKISGFSSSEYIPVEKIVTDSILNLLSLDNLIEFLLKNGTKKYLVSHLISINILIYKGVKEMYYQYKQAREDAAKIRVKLPENKIRTYEQRLVTAISLKDYDRVKEVLLHLSSTAQLPIRALIPLCYDFEANKNLAYIFINCLGDKEGYSGKIDFESNQKNEEGAK, encoded by the coding sequence ATGGCATTGATAAAATTAGAGCCTTTAGATTGGAGATATAGCTCAGCGATAGTTGGAATATCTAGATATTTAAGCTATCACTCTTGTGATTATATCTTAACTGAAGACTATATTGAATTTGAAGATGAAGATATTTTTGAAGAAAGATATTTAGAGTTTGTTGAAAAATATTTTAAAGAATCTATGCACCACATAGCTATTCTTGAGAATTTAGAAATTAGTTATGATGATGAAAGTAAAGAAACAGAAAGAGTGAAGCTGATCAATGAAAAGTTAAAAGCTAATACAATTTTAAAAAATTTATTTTCTAAGATTAAGTATGATGGAGAGAACTCAGAAGAGATAGTAAAAGTTATAGAAGATAATAAAACTGAAATTATAAAAAATACTTATAAAGGTGGTAGAAGTTTATACTATAATTTTTGTAATCCAAATCAACTTCTTAATAAAAAAGGAAAAGTTTGTCGTATAAATGGATACTCAATTGATATGGGAAAAAAATCTAAAGGGAATTCATATAAGCAGGATGCGAAAACATTTGTATATAACGATAGTGAGTATTTTGATTTTATACCATTTGGTTTTAGTAAGGATAGAGAGGCATTTTTTATTAATTGTAACGTAGATTTAAAAAAAATGGTGATGGTTAATAATGTAGATTTTAGACCAGAAGAGAGAAATACTTTGAGATCTGAGATACTTTTGAATTTAGGAACAGCTAATTCAAGAATAGAATTTGATGTTGAAGTAATTGTTAAAGATAGAGAAAAAGATTTCTTTGAGACGCTATTTATTCGTCAAGAAGCTATAGATATTTTTAAAAATATAAGAGAGGAAACCAAAGTAGCTTTAAAATATCCTTGTAATATTGGAAAAATAAGTGGCTTTTCATCTTCTGAATATATTCCAGTAGAGAAAATAGTAACAGATAGCATTTTAAATCTATTGTCGTTAGATAACTTAATTGAATTTTTATTAAAAAATGGAACTAAAAAATATTTAGTGAGTCATTTAATCTCTATAAATATTTTGATTTATAAGGGGGTAAAGGAGATGTATTATCAATATAAACAAGCTCGTGAAGATGCGGCAAAAATAAGAGTGAAATTACCAGAGAATAAAATTAGAACTTATGAACAAAGGTTAGTAACAGCAATATCATTAAAAGATTATGATAGAGTTAAAGAGGTTTTACTTCATCTATCATCAACAGCACAGTTACCGATAAGAGCATTAATTCCTTTGTGTTATGACTTTGAAGCAAATAAAAATTTGGCTTACATATTTATAAATTGTTTAGGAGATAAAGAGGGGTATTCTGGAAAAATAGATTTTGAAAGTAATCAAAAGAATGAAGAGGGGGCAAAATAA